Proteins encoded together in one Musa acuminata AAA Group cultivar baxijiao chromosome BXJ3-6, Cavendish_Baxijiao_AAA, whole genome shotgun sequence window:
- the LOC135641811 gene encoding E3 ubiquitin-protein ligase BRE1-like 2 isoform X1, with protein sequence MEEDAPAGLGFGSGDEGSPASAITRQQVDAAVLQYQNQRLVQQLEAQKAEMHTLEGKFKELRERQSSYDKSLMTVNRMWNQLVDDLILLGIRAGGDLHYLQSLDHEDHCKDALVSCPPEETFLCRLIRAGSVVKISGSLSVNFVQEALASRHAATIDLMKYVLETITSRRDKNECLSFALHGKLAPEDAIVQIQKFDESLREVINNMHQSADILLEKHKQFTEEINTYKESLSTTQSEIKRLSGELEESMAELEESRRKLAILQMHKHGASTTHASIANAANGSSSPDKSADRTMGLKDLKDSIEEAKTLAASRLLELQEAQEDFLILSKQLDDLQSQLKDENYVVTSKPYTLLNDQLQHLNAELVRYKGLIESLQVDRNNYLPKENELNLKADSADAIKISVSNYEAKIAELELQIQKFVVEKNDLESKLEEAEQDLGRKDIKDEINVMASALTKEMEMMESQLNRSKLAASEALALRKEADSLRPLLNRRISEHKVLSDKYAEEMVEIKSLKALVDKLEKEKQELQFIMDMHGQECLDTRTIVEIKESEHRAHIQADLLKATLADHSLELRVKAANDAEATCQQRLSTAEAGIPELRAKLDASERDVLELQEAIRIKDAEAEAYISEIETIGQAYEDMQTQNQHLLQLVADRDAYNIKLVSDSVKMKQTHSSLLSEKQAMSKQLQQVNSSLEFLKTKVAHSEEQMKLHVTQAVKASMENRHININLEKTKLELVDAEKELKWLRSTINSFEKEYERNQKKIAELKVELERERNEKKKLEEELAEVKNEVMEMSSESEEVTIQKLQDEIKECKAILKCGVCFDRPKEVVITKCFHLFCYPCIQRNLEIRHRRCPGCGTAFGQNDVREVKI encoded by the exons GTGGATGCTGCAGTCCTGCAATACCAGAATCAAAGGCTTGTTCAGCAGCTGGAGGCCCAAAAAGCTGAAATGCACACACTGGAAGGGAAGTTCAAAGAGTTGAGGGAGAGACAAAGTTCTTATGATAAGTCTTTGATGACTGTTAACAGGATGTGGAATCAG TTAGTTGATGATTTGATCCTGCTTGGCATACGAGCTGGTGGTGACCTGCATTACTTACAATCATTGGACCATGAAGATCACTGCAAAG ATGCCCTTGTATCATGTCCCCCGGAAGAAACATTTCTCTGCAGGCTTATAAGAGCAGGATCTGTGGTAAAAATAAGTGGAAGTTTATCTGTGAATTTTGTTCAAGAAGCACTTGCTTCACGCCATGCAGCCACCATTGATCTGATGAAATATGTTCTGGAGACAATCACTTCTCGACGAGATAAAAATGAATGCCTATCTTTTGCTTTACATGGGAAACTAGCTCCAGAAG ATGCTATTGTTCAAatccagaagtttgatgaatcCTTGAGAGAGGTCATTAACAACATGCATCAATCTGCCGATATTCTCTTGGAGAAGCACAAACAATTTACAGAAGAAATAAACACTTACAAAGAAAGCCTTTCAACAACACAATCTGAGATAAAACGCCTTTCAG GTGAATTAGAGGAGAgtatggcagagctcgaggaaagTCGACGCAAGTTGGCAATTTTACAGATGCATAAGCATGGAGCATCTACGACACATGCTTCAATTGCAAATGCTGCAAATGGAAGCAGTTCACCAGATAAATCTGCAGATAGAACCATGGGATTGAAGGATCTGAAAGACTCAATTGAGGAGGCTAAG ACATTGGCAGCTAGCCGTCTTTTGGAACTTCAGGAAGCCCAGGAAGATTTCTTGATTCTCTCAAAGCAATTGGATGATCTTCAA AGCCAATTGAAGGATGAAAATTATGTTGTCACATCAAAACCCTACACTTTACTAAATGATCAACTCCAGCATCTGAATGCAGAACTTGTACGGTACAAGGGTCTGATTGAATCCTTGCAG GTTGACAGGAACAACTATCTTCCAAAGGAGAATGAATTAAATCTTAAAGCAGACTCAGCTGATGCTATTAAGATTTCTGTTAGCAATTATGAGGCAAAGATTGCAGAACTTGAGCTTCAGATTCAAAAGTTTGTTGTTGAAAAAAATGATCTTGAAAGTAAACTTGAAGAAGCTGAACAGGATTTAG GTAGAAAAGACATCAAGGACGAAATTAATGTCATGGCATCAGCATTAACTAAAGAAATGGAGATGATGGAAAGCCAATTAAATAGGTCAAAATTGGCAGCTTCCGAAGCACTTGCACTACGTAAAGAAGCTGATTCTTTGAGACCTCTGTTAAATAGAAGG ATTAGTGAACACAAAGTCCTATCTGATAAATATGCTGAAGAAATGGTTGAGATTAAATCCCTCAAAGCACTG GTTGATAAACTGGAAAAGGAAAAGCAGGAGTTGCAATTTATCATGGATATGCATGGACAGGAATGTCTCGATACCAG AACAATTGTTGAAATCAAGGAATCAGAACACAGAGCTCATATACAAGCTGATCTGTTGAAAGCTACTTTAGCAGATCACAGCCTTGAGTTACGAGTGAAAGCAGCAAATGATGCTGAGGCAACTTGCCAGCAAAGACTTTCTACTGCTGAAGCTGGAATTCCAGAATTAAGGGCCAAGTTAGATGCTTCTGAGAG AGATGTCTTAGAGCTTCAAGAGGCCATAAGAATAAAAGATGCAGAAGCAGAGGCTTATATTTCTGAAATAGAG ACAATTGGTCAAGCATACGAAGATATGCAGACACAGAACCAACATTTGCTTCAACTGGTTGCTGATAGAGATGCCTACAATATCAAG CTAGTTTCTGATAGTGTGAAGATGAAGCAAACTCATAGCTCTCTTCTTTCTGAAAAGCAAGCCATGTCGAAGCAGCTCCAGCAAGTGAACAGCTCATTAGAGTTCTTAAAGACAAAAGTTGCTCATAGTGAAGAACag ATGAAGTTACATGTTACACAAGCTGTTAAAGCTTCCATGGAAAATAGGCACATTAACATCAACCTGGAGAAAACTAAGCTGGAGTTGGTTGATGCCGAGAAAGAGTTGAAGTGGCTCAGATCAACCATTAATTCATTTGAGAAAGAATACGAACGGAACCAGAAAAAGATTGCTGAGTTgaaagtggaactagagagagaaag AAATGAGAAGAAAAAGCTAGAGGAAGAACTTGCTGAGGTAAAAAATGAAGTCATGGAAATGAGTTCTGAGAGTGAAGAAGTTACGATCCAGAAACTTCAAGATGAGATCAAGGAGTGCAAGGCAATTCTCAAATGTGGTGTATGTTTTGACAGACCAAAGGAG gtTGTGATCACCAAGTGCTTCCATCTATTTTGCTATCCGTGCATCCAGAGGAATCTGGAGATCCGTCATCGCAGGTGCCCTGGATGTGGCACTGCATTTGGACAAAATGATGTTCGCGAGGTGAAGATATGA
- the LOC135641811 gene encoding E3 ubiquitin-protein ligase BRE1-like 2 isoform X3 has protein sequence MKYVLETITSRRDKNECLSFALHGKLAPEDAIVQIQKFDESLREVINNMHQSADILLEKHKQFTEEINTYKESLSTTQSEIKRLSGELEESMAELEESRRKLAILQMHKHGASTTHASIANAANGSSSPDKSADRTMGLKDLKDSIEEAKTLAASRLLELQEAQEDFLILSKQLDDLQSQLKDENYVVTSKPYTLLNDQLQHLNAELVRYKGLIESLQVDRNNYLPKENELNLKADSADAIKISVSNYEAKIAELELQIQKFVVEKNDLESKLEEAEQDLGRKDIKDEINVMASALTKEMEMMESQLNRSKLAASEALALRKEADSLRPLLNRRISEHKVLSDKYAEEMVEIKSLKALVDKLEKEKQELQFIMDMHGQECLDTRTIVEIKESEHRAHIQADLLKATLADHSLELRVKAANDAEATCQQRLSTAEAGIPELRAKLDASERDVLELQEAIRIKDAEAEAYISEIETIGQAYEDMQTQNQHLLQLVADRDAYNIKLVSDSVKMKQTHSSLLSEKQAMSKQLQQVNSSLEFLKTKVAHSEEQMKLHVTQAVKASMENRHININLEKTKLELVDAEKELKWLRSTINSFEKEYERNQKKIAELKVELERERNEKKKLEEELAEVKNEVMEMSSESEEVTIQKLQDEIKECKAILKCGVCFDRPKEVVITKCFHLFCYPCIQRNLEIRHRRCPGCGTAFGQNDVREVKI, from the exons ATGAAATATGTTCTGGAGACAATCACTTCTCGACGAGATAAAAATGAATGCCTATCTTTTGCTTTACATGGGAAACTAGCTCCAGAAG ATGCTATTGTTCAAatccagaagtttgatgaatcCTTGAGAGAGGTCATTAACAACATGCATCAATCTGCCGATATTCTCTTGGAGAAGCACAAACAATTTACAGAAGAAATAAACACTTACAAAGAAAGCCTTTCAACAACACAATCTGAGATAAAACGCCTTTCAG GTGAATTAGAGGAGAgtatggcagagctcgaggaaagTCGACGCAAGTTGGCAATTTTACAGATGCATAAGCATGGAGCATCTACGACACATGCTTCAATTGCAAATGCTGCAAATGGAAGCAGTTCACCAGATAAATCTGCAGATAGAACCATGGGATTGAAGGATCTGAAAGACTCAATTGAGGAGGCTAAG ACATTGGCAGCTAGCCGTCTTTTGGAACTTCAGGAAGCCCAGGAAGATTTCTTGATTCTCTCAAAGCAATTGGATGATCTTCAA AGCCAATTGAAGGATGAAAATTATGTTGTCACATCAAAACCCTACACTTTACTAAATGATCAACTCCAGCATCTGAATGCAGAACTTGTACGGTACAAGGGTCTGATTGAATCCTTGCAG GTTGACAGGAACAACTATCTTCCAAAGGAGAATGAATTAAATCTTAAAGCAGACTCAGCTGATGCTATTAAGATTTCTGTTAGCAATTATGAGGCAAAGATTGCAGAACTTGAGCTTCAGATTCAAAAGTTTGTTGTTGAAAAAAATGATCTTGAAAGTAAACTTGAAGAAGCTGAACAGGATTTAG GTAGAAAAGACATCAAGGACGAAATTAATGTCATGGCATCAGCATTAACTAAAGAAATGGAGATGATGGAAAGCCAATTAAATAGGTCAAAATTGGCAGCTTCCGAAGCACTTGCACTACGTAAAGAAGCTGATTCTTTGAGACCTCTGTTAAATAGAAGG ATTAGTGAACACAAAGTCCTATCTGATAAATATGCTGAAGAAATGGTTGAGATTAAATCCCTCAAAGCACTG GTTGATAAACTGGAAAAGGAAAAGCAGGAGTTGCAATTTATCATGGATATGCATGGACAGGAATGTCTCGATACCAG AACAATTGTTGAAATCAAGGAATCAGAACACAGAGCTCATATACAAGCTGATCTGTTGAAAGCTACTTTAGCAGATCACAGCCTTGAGTTACGAGTGAAAGCAGCAAATGATGCTGAGGCAACTTGCCAGCAAAGACTTTCTACTGCTGAAGCTGGAATTCCAGAATTAAGGGCCAAGTTAGATGCTTCTGAGAG AGATGTCTTAGAGCTTCAAGAGGCCATAAGAATAAAAGATGCAGAAGCAGAGGCTTATATTTCTGAAATAGAG ACAATTGGTCAAGCATACGAAGATATGCAGACACAGAACCAACATTTGCTTCAACTGGTTGCTGATAGAGATGCCTACAATATCAAG CTAGTTTCTGATAGTGTGAAGATGAAGCAAACTCATAGCTCTCTTCTTTCTGAAAAGCAAGCCATGTCGAAGCAGCTCCAGCAAGTGAACAGCTCATTAGAGTTCTTAAAGACAAAAGTTGCTCATAGTGAAGAACag ATGAAGTTACATGTTACACAAGCTGTTAAAGCTTCCATGGAAAATAGGCACATTAACATCAACCTGGAGAAAACTAAGCTGGAGTTGGTTGATGCCGAGAAAGAGTTGAAGTGGCTCAGATCAACCATTAATTCATTTGAGAAAGAATACGAACGGAACCAGAAAAAGATTGCTGAGTTgaaagtggaactagagagagaaag AAATGAGAAGAAAAAGCTAGAGGAAGAACTTGCTGAGGTAAAAAATGAAGTCATGGAAATGAGTTCTGAGAGTGAAGAAGTTACGATCCAGAAACTTCAAGATGAGATCAAGGAGTGCAAGGCAATTCTCAAATGTGGTGTATGTTTTGACAGACCAAAGGAG gtTGTGATCACCAAGTGCTTCCATCTATTTTGCTATCCGTGCATCCAGAGGAATCTGGAGATCCGTCATCGCAGGTGCCCTGGATGTGGCACTGCATTTGGACAAAATGATGTTCGCGAGGTGAAGATATGA
- the LOC135641811 gene encoding E3 ubiquitin-protein ligase BRE1-like 2 isoform X2 — MEEDAPAGLGFGSGDEGSPASAITRQQVDAAVLQYQNQRLVQQLEAQKAEMHTLEGKFKELRERQSSYDKSLMTVNRMWNQLVDDLILLGIRAGGDLHYLQSLDHEDHCKDALVSCPPEETFLCRLIRAGSVVKISGSLSVNFVQEALASRHAATIDLMKYVLETITSRRDKNECLSFALHGKLAPEDAIVQIQKFDESLREVINNMHQSADILLEKHKQFTEEINTYKESLSTTQSEIKRLSGELEESMAELEESRRKLAILQMHKHGASTTHASIANAANGSSSPDKSADRTMGLKDLKDSIEEAKTLAASRLLELQEAQEDFLILSKQLDDLQSQLKDENYVVTSKPYTLLNDQLQHLNAELVRYKGLIESLQVDRNNYLPKENELNLKADSADAIKISVSNYEAKIAELELQIQKFVVEKNDLESKLEEAEQDLGRKDIKDEINVMASALTKEMEMMESQLNRSKLAASEALALRKEADSLRPLLNRRISEHKVLSDKYAEEMVEIKSLKALVDKLEKEKQELQFIMDMHGQECLDTRTIVEIKESEHRAHIQADLLKATLADHSLELRVKAANDAEATCQQRLSTAEAGIPELRAKLDASERDVLELQEAIRIKDAEAEAYISEIETIGQAYEDMQTQNQHLLQLVADRDAYNIKLVSDSVKMKQTHSSLLSEKQAMSKQLQQVNSSLEFLKTKVAHSEEQVVNRVNHTDEVTCYTSC; from the exons GTGGATGCTGCAGTCCTGCAATACCAGAATCAAAGGCTTGTTCAGCAGCTGGAGGCCCAAAAAGCTGAAATGCACACACTGGAAGGGAAGTTCAAAGAGTTGAGGGAGAGACAAAGTTCTTATGATAAGTCTTTGATGACTGTTAACAGGATGTGGAATCAG TTAGTTGATGATTTGATCCTGCTTGGCATACGAGCTGGTGGTGACCTGCATTACTTACAATCATTGGACCATGAAGATCACTGCAAAG ATGCCCTTGTATCATGTCCCCCGGAAGAAACATTTCTCTGCAGGCTTATAAGAGCAGGATCTGTGGTAAAAATAAGTGGAAGTTTATCTGTGAATTTTGTTCAAGAAGCACTTGCTTCACGCCATGCAGCCACCATTGATCTGATGAAATATGTTCTGGAGACAATCACTTCTCGACGAGATAAAAATGAATGCCTATCTTTTGCTTTACATGGGAAACTAGCTCCAGAAG ATGCTATTGTTCAAatccagaagtttgatgaatcCTTGAGAGAGGTCATTAACAACATGCATCAATCTGCCGATATTCTCTTGGAGAAGCACAAACAATTTACAGAAGAAATAAACACTTACAAAGAAAGCCTTTCAACAACACAATCTGAGATAAAACGCCTTTCAG GTGAATTAGAGGAGAgtatggcagagctcgaggaaagTCGACGCAAGTTGGCAATTTTACAGATGCATAAGCATGGAGCATCTACGACACATGCTTCAATTGCAAATGCTGCAAATGGAAGCAGTTCACCAGATAAATCTGCAGATAGAACCATGGGATTGAAGGATCTGAAAGACTCAATTGAGGAGGCTAAG ACATTGGCAGCTAGCCGTCTTTTGGAACTTCAGGAAGCCCAGGAAGATTTCTTGATTCTCTCAAAGCAATTGGATGATCTTCAA AGCCAATTGAAGGATGAAAATTATGTTGTCACATCAAAACCCTACACTTTACTAAATGATCAACTCCAGCATCTGAATGCAGAACTTGTACGGTACAAGGGTCTGATTGAATCCTTGCAG GTTGACAGGAACAACTATCTTCCAAAGGAGAATGAATTAAATCTTAAAGCAGACTCAGCTGATGCTATTAAGATTTCTGTTAGCAATTATGAGGCAAAGATTGCAGAACTTGAGCTTCAGATTCAAAAGTTTGTTGTTGAAAAAAATGATCTTGAAAGTAAACTTGAAGAAGCTGAACAGGATTTAG GTAGAAAAGACATCAAGGACGAAATTAATGTCATGGCATCAGCATTAACTAAAGAAATGGAGATGATGGAAAGCCAATTAAATAGGTCAAAATTGGCAGCTTCCGAAGCACTTGCACTACGTAAAGAAGCTGATTCTTTGAGACCTCTGTTAAATAGAAGG ATTAGTGAACACAAAGTCCTATCTGATAAATATGCTGAAGAAATGGTTGAGATTAAATCCCTCAAAGCACTG GTTGATAAACTGGAAAAGGAAAAGCAGGAGTTGCAATTTATCATGGATATGCATGGACAGGAATGTCTCGATACCAG AACAATTGTTGAAATCAAGGAATCAGAACACAGAGCTCATATACAAGCTGATCTGTTGAAAGCTACTTTAGCAGATCACAGCCTTGAGTTACGAGTGAAAGCAGCAAATGATGCTGAGGCAACTTGCCAGCAAAGACTTTCTACTGCTGAAGCTGGAATTCCAGAATTAAGGGCCAAGTTAGATGCTTCTGAGAG AGATGTCTTAGAGCTTCAAGAGGCCATAAGAATAAAAGATGCAGAAGCAGAGGCTTATATTTCTGAAATAGAG ACAATTGGTCAAGCATACGAAGATATGCAGACACAGAACCAACATTTGCTTCAACTGGTTGCTGATAGAGATGCCTACAATATCAAG CTAGTTTCTGATAGTGTGAAGATGAAGCAAACTCATAGCTCTCTTCTTTCTGAAAAGCAAGCCATGTCGAAGCAGCTCCAGCAAGTGAACAGCTCATTAGAGTTCTTAAAGACAAAAGTTGCTCATAGTGAAGAACag GTTGTTAACCGAGTGAATCATACAGATGAAGTTACATGTTACACAAGCTGTTAA